Part of the Archangium lipolyticum genome, GGACCAGTTTGGCTACGAGACAACCGATTGCACGGTGCAATCGGTTTTGCCGGGAGAGACGAACATGGCACTGACCCTCTATGCCCATCCCTTTTCGTCGTACTGCCAGAAGGTGCTGATCGCTCTCTACGAGAACGGCACGCCCTTTTCCTTGCGGCTGATCGATCACCGCGACGCCCAGGTGCTCGCCGAGTGGGAGGCGCTGTGGCCGCTCAAGCGCATGCCCGTGCTCGTGGACGAGGGTCGGCCGGTGATGGAGACCACCGTCATCATCGAGTACCTCGGGCTGAATCATCCCGGACCGGTACGGCTGCTCCCCGAGGATCCGCGGGCGGCGCTCCCGGTGCGGATGATGGACCGGTTCTTCGACAACTACATCTCGACGCCGATGCAGGCCATCGTGGCCAACAGCCTCCGCCCGGCCGGGGACCGCGACCCGTACGGTGTCGCCGAAGCCAGGTCCCAGCTGGAACGCGCCTATCGCTGGCTCGACGGTGAGCTGGCCGGGCGTGAGTGGGCGGTGGGGAGCGGGTTCAGCCTCGCCGACTGCTCCGCCGCGCCCGCCCTGTTCTACGCCGATTGGGTCCATCCGATCGCCGAGGCCTTCACCCACGTGCGTGCCTATCGGCGGCGGCTGCTCGCGCGGCCCTCCATGGTCCGAGCCGTGGACGATGCACGGCCCTATCGGTCGTTCTTCCCGCTCGGTGCGCCCGACCGCGACTGAGCTTGCCGCCTGTTCAACAGCCTCTCAGTGGTGGAGCCCAACACCGCCGCGGAACTCGAATTCAGCGGCGGGGGCCCGCTTCATGCCCGAGGCCTACTTCTTCGGGAAGTTCGGGTCGGCCTTCACCTCTTCGATCTGCGCGATGTGCCGCTTGGAGTGCGCGGCCGTGAAGAGCATCCACTGGTAGGCGTCCAGCTCACCCATGGGCGACGGACCGCTGACGTGGCTGCGCAGCTCGCTCTCCGGCGTCCCCTTGACCAGGGTAATGATCGCCTCGCGCTTGGTGTTGAAGGCCTTGGCGGCCTCCTTGGCCGAGGCGAACTTGCTCGCGGGCTGGAGCTTCTCGGGCGCCTTGTGCTTGTTGGTCCGATCCGGAATGCCCTGGAGGATCTTCTCCTCGAGCCCCTGGGTCTTGGCCTTCTGCTCGGCCGTCGCGGCGGGCGTCTTGAGGACCTTGCCCGTGATGTTCTCGGCGAACATCTCCTCGGACAGGGCGATGTGCTCGGCCACCTCCGCGACCGACCAGCGATCCGGCGCGGGCTTGAACTTCCACTGTGCCTCCGAGAGCCCATCGATGGACTTGAGGAAGTCCTTCTGGGTCTGGGTGAGGTAGTCGACGAGGAACTTCGAGTCCTTGGGCGCCGCCTTCGCGGTGGCGGCCGGCTCGGCGGCGAGGACCAGGGTGGGGAGCAGCACGGCGAGGGCAAGCACGGCACGATTCATGGTGTGATTCCTCCGATGGGGAGGCGCACCGTGTAGCGCAGGCCCCTGACATGCTCTGTTGGCGGCCGGGCGAGGCCGCCCAGGCGCGTGCCAGCGAATGACATCCTCCACCCGCGACGGCCATGGCCGCGTTGCCGCGAAAGACGAAGCGCCGCCGCCAACAAGGGCCAGAGCGGCGAGCGCTAGCTGGCAACCCGGGACTCAGTGGGTGAAGCGCTCGACGTCGGCGGTGAACGTGTCGTAGGGGATGCCCGGCCGGGTGCCTCCGAGGAAGAGCACCTGGCCCGTGTGGAGCCGGACGGCCTTGGGCCCATGGCGGCGGGGACCGCTCATGCCGGGCGTGGCCAGCCACGAATTGGACTCGGGCGAGTACAGCACCGACTGGCCCTGCTCGCTGGTGATCAGCACCTCACCCGAATAGAGCAGCGTCGCGGTGGTGTACGGGCCGGGAATGGGCAGGGCGGGACCCGCGGACCACTGCTCGCTGTAGGGGTCGTACACATCCACGGTGTTACCGCCGGTCGAGCCCCCCAGCACCATCACCTGGCCCGAGTAGAGCCGGACCGCGAGGTGATTGCGGCGCCCCTGCGGCAGGCTGGCGGTGGCCGTCCAGGTGTCCGTGGCCGGATCATAGAGCGACGCGGTGGTCAGGGGCGCACCCTCGCCGTAGTAGAAGTAGCCGCCCACCACCAGCACCTTGCCCGAGTAGAGCAGCGTGGCCGTGTGATCCTGGCGGAACTGCGGGTCATCGCGCCTGGAGCTCCAGGTACCCGTCTCCGGGTCGTACAGCTCCGTGCTGTTCGTGATGTACGGAATGCCGTAATAGGAATAACCCCCGAGCGCCAGCACCTTGCCCGAATCGAGGAGCACGGTGAGATGGTGGCCTCGGCGATCATTCAGGTTCCCGGTGCGGGTAAACGCGCCCGTCGCCGGGTCGTACAGATACGACCGGTAGTCCCAGTCCTCGTAGTACTCGTCCGGGTTGGCGTTGACCCCACCAGCGAACAGCACCTTGCCCGAGGGCAGCAGCGTCGCGCTGTAACCGCCCGCCCCCAGCGGACTGTTGAGCCACTGGGTGCGCCACGTGTTCGAATACGGGTTGTACACCTCCCAGTGAGACCCTCCGGTCGAGGCCAGGACCTCTCCGGAATCGAGCACCGTCAGGGAGAAATCATCCCGCAGGGGCGTGGCGGTGGACGCATTCGACGCCCAGTTCCCCACCGTGTCGGCCAGGGCCTGCGAGGCGGACAACAGACCCAGGAGCAGTAACGACAATGCAGTCTTCTTCATGGAACATCTCCTCTGGCTTACTGGTGACTCGTGGGATGGCTGGCGGTCAGTGGAATCTGTCCCTTGAACAACCGGTTGATGTCGCCTACCAGCCGTAGATAGAAGTCCGAGGACACGGCAACCCCATCCGCGTCCAGGCTCAGGAAGTAGTGATGGGTGGGAAGCATCGAGCTGTTCTCGGCGTGTACTCGCGCAGGTCCGGGTAGAGCTCGAAGTTGACGTTGGAGTTGGCGGTCGGCGCGCTGCTGTTCTTCGACCAGTGCACCCAGCCGTTGTTCGGAGACCCATCCCCGGCCGCGTTGAACCAGCCCTGGTACCCGGCGAACAGCTTGCCAACGGCGTCTCCGCCGCTGGCCGTCGCCGCCGAGAACTTGAACCCGTTCAGGTTGAAGAGTCCCCCTGTCCCGGTTCCGGTGAACTTCAGGTACAGGGTGTGCACGCCGCTCACGGCGTTGACGGTGCAGGTCCGGGTGATCCAGGTCTGCCAGCCGCCCGTATTCGGGACCGGACACGTCCCCGCGAGCGTTCCCGTCAGGCTGTCGAGCCGCACCTCGATGTTGCCTCCGGCCCCGGCGCTGGCGACCCCGGCCTCGAAGCTCGTCGCGCCGCCGCCGAAGTCCAGGGTGTTGAACGCGAGGTAGTCCCCATCGTCGATGAAGGCGACGTTCTGACCGCCCTCACTGGACGCCTCCAACTGCATGCCAGACTGGCTGTCATGGCTCGACGCCGCCAGCTGGGTGAGCGCGGAGCGGGGGGGGGTGGAACCAGGGCCATACACCTCGAACTCGGAGACCTGGCCGCCCGTGGCGCCCGAGTTGGCCGTGAAGTTCAGCCTCACGTACCGGGCGCTGGTCGCCGTGAAGTTCAGGGTGACGGTGTTGGCACTCGGGCTGAACGTGTAGGTGGCGGGGGCCAGCACCTGCGTATAGGTGACGCCGTCGGTGCTCTTGAGCACGGACAGCGTCTGCGTCCGCGCGCCCCAGGTCGTCGGCAGCTCGAGGACCACCTGATTGACGCTGTTCACGCCGCGCAGATCCACCCGGATCCAATTGGGATAGGCGTTGGCGGCCCCCTCCCAATAGGTGGCCTGGTTTCCGTCGTTCGCATTCGTCGCGACGTAGACCTGCGTGTAGCTGCCCGCCGTGATTCCTTGCGCATGGAGCCGCAGTGGAAGCTGGCTCTCCCGCACGTCCAGGGCCGGGTCCACATCAGGAGCCGAAGTCAGCTCTCCTTCGGGTGTACAGGCGAGGGCTCCCAGTAACAGCCCTCCGGCGCCCATCCCCAGCCACCCACGGCTTCTCATTTTCTTGAAATTCAAAGCCACTGGTGCCTCCCGAGCGTCACGCGTCTGTCCATGGGCCCGGCCGAGCCCTGGGGGCTCGAATGGATAATCTGTCGAGGACTATTTTTCCATGTTTTTCCTGATTCCATGTCCTGGCGGGTTTCATTTTCTTTGACACCTGTCCGGACCGGACACCTGACCGGGGCTGACCTCACCAAGGGGCTGCGCGCCCGCCGATCTCCGGGAAACGCTCGCAGGCCCGCTTGAGCGCGTCCAGGTGCGATGCCCCACCGCGCTCGGACGCCCTCCGCTACATGCTCGAGCATCTCCGCGGAGATCCTCCACGCCAGATGAAGCCCGGGGAGCGCTCTCTCCACCTGAATCCATATCCACAGGCCTCCGCGATGCTGCGCTCTTCCTTGAGGTCTTCAATCTCGTCCTTGACCGTTTGCTCCTGGATGAAGTCACTGCAGGTGCGGCAGGGAGTTGTGGGTCGAGGCTTGGCCAGGCTCAACACCACGCCAGTCGGGGCGGGCCCTGCGCCGGGGCCAGCTTCGTAGGCCGCATGGGCAGTCCCAGGTGCTCCAGCCCGTTACACTGCTCAGCTTTGTTCTCGGGCTTGCAGTGCTCCTCGCCGAGCACTCCCTCTTCGGATGACCCACACGCCTGATGTGTAGAGTGGTCCCGTGCAGATCCCAGGGCACGTCGTCCTCATCCTGTGGCTCCTTGGCGGCGGAGTGCCTTCGCTCCCGGCGCTGCCCATCCTCGCTGGCGCCATCGCCCCGGACGTGCCCATCGTCATCCTCTACCTGCGCGAGCGCTACCTCCAGGGCCTGCCCGAGGAGCGCAGCTGGCGCGAGCGCTACCAGCGCCCCTTCTGGCTCAACCTCATCCACGGCGCCCACTCGCTGCCTCTCTCCCTCGCGGGTGCGCTTGGAGGCCTGGTGCTCGGCTCGGCCGCAGTGACGGCATTCTTCGCCAGCGTCTTCCTCCACGCGCTCGCGGACCTTCCCGTCCACGCCGAGGACGCCCACCGCCACTCCCTCCCCTTCAGCCACTACCGCTTCATCAGCCCCATCTCCTATTTCTCCACGTGCACCTCCAGGTTTGTGGCCCGGAGGTCTCACGTCGCGGCCCCTCTCGTCACGACAGGGCCCGGCGAGCAGTTACGGAGAGGTTCTCGGGGGCTTGCCCCGCCGTTGCGTGAGATGTCGCCCGGGGTGATGGTCGGGATGATGTGCCGGGCGTTTGGCTGACCCTGTTGATCCAAGGTGATACCGTGGGCATTTCAAGGCGACTCGCGCGGATGTCCGAGCTCCTGCGGTTGCTGAGGGTGTTTCTGCCAGTTCTTTCGGGATGCAGCATCAATCAGTACCAACCCAGCCACTTCCAATTCACCACCATCGTCGAAAAAACCGAAGCAGGAGCAGATGGCTGGCGTGCCGCGTGTATCCATGCAACCGTAGTAAATAAATCGACCTTGGAGCCTTATTTCTGCAAGTTCGGCGTGGGAATGCCCATCGCGACCGAAAAGTTTGGATGGATGTCCGAGCCGCTTGCTCAGCGAATCGCCGCCGATTGTGCCAACGAGGCTTTGAGGGAGGTGATCGCCTCCCCCGTATCTCCACTTCCTGGCCTCGTCTGTAAGCAATTCACGGGCACCTTCAACATCGTTTTGAATCGCGCCGTGCTTGGCTCGAGAGTGACAGCCTGGTGTGAAGAGGAAACAAAGCCCATCCGAGTTGATTTCTAAGCCCATGCCAATTTCATCGGAAGATTTGCTTTCTGTCGTTCGGAAATACTGGCGTTCGGACCATGAATTTGATGGCAAGCTGGAGAGGAGCCCCGAGCTAAAGAGGTTCCAGGCTTTGTGGAAACAAGAACTCAAGAAGCTGGAGCAATGGCGCGTGCTTATGCGAGAGCTCAGGGAGGCGCTTCCGCAATTCCAGATCGGACATGCCACGGCCACCTCTACTTCCTGTTTCCGCTGTACCGTGTTTACGGATCGGCAGCCCGTGGAGGCGGGTCATGAAAATGGGCCGCGGGAGCGCCGCTGGGGGGTTGTCGGCTGCCTCAGCATCCTGGCGCCTGTCTATACGGTATATGGCCTGCAGTACGACTACAAAGGTAAAGACGTGATCGCCGCCAAGGTCTTTTTCGATCCGCTTCCGCCCGAGATGCAGGCGCTCGCAGAAGTTGTTGGCAGGAAGATCGAGGCGATGTTCGGGGCTGAGGCCCTTCCTCGCGAGATCGCCGAGACTCGAATCCCGCTCATCGTGGATCTACTGGAGCCGCCTGCTACCACGCTCTTTCATGCGCTCTTCGCGACTGATCCTGAAAACGTGGCTGTGTAGGCAACATCGAGGAGCCTCCGGCGCTGCCCCCCTCCTGACTGTCGCCCACCCCATGGGCGGGCGTGCCATTGACGTAAGCGTGAAGACAGGGCCTCTTTCCCTCAAGGCTGCCTTGGCCAGTGCCACACGCATGGTGGGCGACAAGGCCAGGAATCACCGGAGCCGAGTCCGCGGGTTCGATTCCCGCAGCCTCCACTCTTCAGCTCTGTGACGGGGCCATTGAATCCGGTCACTTCGAGTCCACGGGCCTGTCCCCCGGAGTCCCCTCCCGTCTTGGAGACATGCTGGAGCGCCTGGGGCTGCCCACGCGGCGTGCGAAGCGGGTCGCCACCGATGGGCCGGTGGTGGGAAGGTACCGGTCTTCGAGGCTGAGCAGGGCCCGGTGGAGCCAACGCCCAAGGAAGAGGCAGCTTCGCCGGCCCGGTCGCCTGAAACGGCGCGCGAGGTTCCAACGGAGGCTCCACCGCCCGAGCAGGAAGTGGGTCCGGTATCGAAGTCACAGAGAGAGCCTGCGGCTGCTGGTCGCTCCAGGCGCGCAAGGTGGCCCCTGGTCCTGCTCGCGGGCCTGATCGTAGTCGGCCTTGCCTTGTGGCTGGCGCGCTCCACACTCGCGCCCCTACCCGAGGCGCTGCCGCCCGGGTCTGGCCGTTCCGAGAAAGGAAGCCCACCCGTGTCCACCTCTTCCCCCTCCACCTCCTCGAGTTTCCGCGTCGCCTGGCTGTGCGCCGTTGTCGGCATCGGCTGTCCTGGTGCCCAGGTGAAGCCCCCGGAGCCAGAGGACTGCCCCAGGGAAGCGGCCGAGGCCATGACCCGGGAGTTGAAGCTTCGGACGCCCAGCCCTCTTTATGCCGTCGTGGACATCAACCAGCCCGGCGACGCCAGCGAGGCAGGTGTCTACCAGGATGGACCCGTCATCGGACGTATCACAGAAGGGAGACGGCAACCTGCCCGTGGGGACGCTGCTCCACGGACGCCTCTGGTCGGGGCCTGGTATCTACGAGCTGGAGGGGGATGAGAAGGTCCCGGCCGTCCTGGGCCGCTACACGCTGGCCGTGCTGCCCGATGGGCGGAAGTACCCCGTGTGCATCGTGCTGGGAGAAACGGACGGGCGGGTGGCCAAAGTGGAGGGCTCCAAGCCCGGCGCCGCCGTGCTGGCGCGTGAACTGCCGGTGAGCCCCGTCTGGCGTTGGCCCTGAGCCCAGGGCCCCGAAGAGGCCCGGCGAAGACTGTCTGCCGCCTCCGAATCCTCCGTGCCCCACCTGTGGTGTCGCCATGGGCCACGGCGTTCCGGACCCATATTGGCTCGACGCCGCTTCACTGCCGCAGCACGTGGACATCTTCCGGCTGGCCGACGCCTCGACGCTCATCATCGCCAACGAGCGTCTGGTGGACGCGGTGCGCCGCCTGGAACTGGACGGGGTCGTCTTCAAGGATCTGGAGGTTCGCTGAGCCCTCACTTCAGCCCTGCAACTCCCGCAGAGTCACCGAGGGCGGCGCGTCCAGCACTCGCCGGGTGGCGAACATGCCCGCGCTCACCGCCGCCAGCACGCCCAGCCCGCCACCCACCACCAGCCGCCAGTCCGCCTGCCACGGCAGGTTGAACACCTGCGTGGCGATGACCCCGGCCAGGACCGAGGCCGCGCACGCCGCGGTGAGGCCCGACAGCAGGCCAATGGCCGCGAACTCCGATGCCAGGTGGTGGGTGGGCCCTGAAGAGTGGGGGCGTGCCTTCAACCCCGAAACCACCTCACGGCGTTGCGCGCCCGCCGATGTTCGGGAATCGCTCATAGGCCCGCTTGAGCGCGTCCAGGTGCACGGGGTTGTCCAGGTCGAGCGGGGCCTCGGTGAGCCTCACCACCCACCCACCGGTTGCCGTCCGCCGGGCCCGCGCCCGCAGCTCGGCATCGCGCGAGGGATCCGGAAAGCCGATGGCCTGCGCGGCGGCCGTCGACCAGTAGTTGAGCCACCCCAGGTACTCTGGAATCTCGGGCGAGCGGATCTTCCATGGGAGCTTCAGCGATGACAGCCCGAGCGGCGGCTTCTCCGGCCCAGACAGCTTCGGGCCTGTCTGGTCCGAAACGACACTCATCACGCGGGACGGGACCATGATGCCCCACCGCGCTC contains:
- a CDS encoding glutathione S-transferase family protein, producing the protein MALTLYAHPFSSYCQKVLIALYENGTPFSLRLIDHRDAQVLAEWEALWPLKRMPVLVDEGRPVMETTVIIEYLGLNHPGPVRLLPEDPRAALPVRMMDRFFDNYISTPMQAIVANSLRPAGDRDPYGVAEARSQLERAYRWLDGELAGREWAVGSGFSLADCSAAPALFYADWVHPIAEAFTHVRAYRRRLLARPSMVRAVDDARPYRSFFPLGAPDRD
- a CDS encoding DinB family protein; translated protein: MNRAVLALAVLLPTLVLAAEPAATAKAAPKDSKFLVDYLTQTQKDFLKSIDGLSEAQWKFKPAPDRWSVAEVAEHIALSEEMFAENITGKVLKTPAATAEQKAKTQGLEEKILQGIPDRTNKHKAPEKLQPASKFASAKEAAKAFNTKREAIITLVKGTPESELRSHVSGPSPMGELDAYQWMLFTAAHSKRHIAQIEEVKADPNFPKK
- a CDS encoding Kelch repeat-containing protein: MKKTALSLLLLGLLSASQALADTVGNWASNASTATPLRDDFSLTVLDSGEVLASTGGSHWEVYNPYSNTWRTQWLNSPLGAGGYSATLLPSGKVLFAGGVNANPDEYYEDWDYRSYLYDPATGAFTRTGNLNDRRGHHLTVLLDSGKVLALGGYSYYGIPYITNSTELYDPETGTWSSRRDDPQFRQDHTATLLYSGKVLVVGGYFYYGEGAPLTTASLYDPATDTWTATASLPQGRRNHLAVRLYSGQVMVLGGSTGGNTVDVYDPYSEQWSAGPALPIPGPYTTATLLYSGEVLITSEQGQSVLYSPESNSWLATPGMSGPRRHGPKAVRLHTGQVLFLGGTRPGIPYDTFTADVERFTH
- a CDS encoding carbohydrate-binding protein — its product is MRSRGWLGMGAGGLLLGALACTPEGELTSAPDVDPALDVRESQLPLRLHAQGITAGSYTQVYVATNANDGNQATYWEGAANAYPNWIRVDLRGVNSVNQVVLELPTTWGARTQTLSVLKSTDGVTYTQVLAPATYTFSPSANTVTLNFTATSARYVRLNFTANSGATGGQVSEFEVYGPGSTPPRSALTQLAASSHDSQSGMQLEASSEGGQNVAFIDDGDYLAFNTLDFGGGATSFEAGVASAGAGGNIEVRLDSLTGTLAGTCPVPNTGGWQTWITRTCTVNAVSGVHTLYLKFTGTGTGGLFNLNGFKFSAATASGGDAVGKLFAGYQGWFNAAGDGSPNNGWVHWSKNSSAPTANSNVNFELYPDLREYTPRTARCFPPITTS
- a CDS encoding DUF6310 domain-containing protein, giving the protein MVLSLAKPRPTTPCRTCSDFIQEQTVKDEIEDLKEERSIAEACGYGFRWRERSPGFIWRGGSPRRCSSM
- a CDS encoding double-CXXCG motif protein, translated to MPPPNPPCPTCGVAMGHGVPDPYWLDAASLPQHVDIFRLADASTLIIANERLVDAVRRLELDGVVFKDLEVR